Proteins co-encoded in one Clarias gariepinus isolate MV-2021 ecotype Netherlands chromosome 13, CGAR_prim_01v2, whole genome shotgun sequence genomic window:
- the tmem151bb gene encoding transmembrane protein 151B isoform X2 yields the protein MASEIGLKPSSLPRRRHGGALQPHPDSNTSHNLNTHRSGSAATGSESSTATALEEEADSPREEQRPLKQSLSKSLCREVFWKCLLLSMLMYGCMGAMVWCHVTKVTRLSFDSAYKGESMIYHDSPCSDGYIYIPLAFLVMLYVVYLVECWHCHARNELQYKVDVEGIYERVQRMQQANPCIWWKAISYHYVRRTRQVTRYRNGDAYTTTQVYHERVNTHVAEAEFDYAHCGVKDVSKHLVGLDKSPITKLRFTKCFSFANVESENSYLTQRARFFTDNEGLDDYMEAREGMHLKNVDFKEYMIAFSNPENHPWYISNYVFWTAAFLTFSWPLRVLTEYRTAYVHYRVEKLFGTDYIPVTPCEEHPYCRRIPRVNTIDSTELEWHIRSNQQLVPSYSEAGLMDLAQHSGGFRQNCERCHRAISSSSVFSRSALSICNASPRLPFSSSRFSLGRLYGSRRSCFWRSGSLDEPESPGENTRCLSGHITTTEDDPPAYQDALYFPVLIVHCSESCPNHRSFHRNSSCVETSL from the exons ATGGCGTCTGAGATTGGTCTTAAGCCGTCTTCTCTCCCGCGCCGGAGGCATGGCGGCGCACTGCAGCCGCATCCTGACTCCAACACATCCCACAACCTGAACACGCATCGCTCAG GCTCGGCTGCGACAGGCAGTGAGAGCAGCACTGCGACCGCGTTAGAGGAGGAGGCAGACAGCCCGAGAGAGGAG CAAAGGCCTCTGAAACAGTCGCTGAGCAAGTCCCTGTGCAGAGAAGTGTTCTGGAAATGCCTCTTGCTCTCCATGCTCATGTACGGGTGCATGGGGGCCATGGTGTGGTGCCATGTTACCAAGGTCACCCGGCTAAGCTTCGACAGTGCCTACAAAGGGGAGTCCATGATATACCATGACAGTCCATGCTCTGATGGTTACATTTATATCCCTTTAGCATTCCTTGTCATGCTCTATGTCGTTTACCTGGTGGAATGCTGGCACTGCCATGCAAGGAACGAGCTACAGTACAAAGTGGATGTAGAGGGCATCTATGAAAGGGTGCAGAGGATGCAACAGGCCAATCCCTGTATCTGGTGGAAAGCCATCAGCTACCATTATGTCCGGCGAACACGACAGGTAACACGCTACCGCAACGGCGATGCCTACACCACCACTCAGGTGTATCATGAGAGAGTGAACACACATGTGGCTGAAGCAGAATTTGACTACGCCCACTGTGGAGTGAAGGATGTTTCTAAGCATTTAGTTGGCCTGGATAAATCACCTATCACCAAATTAAGGTTCACCAAGTGCTTTAGCTTTGCTAACGTGGAGTCTGAGAACTCCTATCTTACTCAGCGGGCCAGGTTCTTTACTGACAATGAAGGTCTTGATGATTATATGGAGGCTCGGGAGGGAATGCACCTGAAGAATGTAGATTTCAAAGAGTACATGATTGCCTTCTCAAATCCAGAAAACCACCCTTGGTACATCTCTAACTATGTCTTCTGGACAGCTGCCTTCCTCACATTCTCTTGGCCTTTGAGGGTGCTGACAGAGTACCGCACAGCTTATGTCCACTACCGTGTGGAGAAGCTTTTTGGGACAGACTACATCCCAGTGACACCATGTGAAGAGCATCCTTACTGCAGACGCATTCCCAGGGTCAATACAATTGACAGTACTGAGCTAGAGTGGCACATCCGCTCCAACCAACAGCTGGTGCCCAGTTACTCAGAGGCAGGTCTGATGGATCTAGCCCAGCACTCAGGAGGTTTTAGGCAGAACTGTGAACGCTGCCACCGAGCCATCAGCAGCTCTTCAGTCTTCTCCCGTAGTGCTCTGAGCATCTGCAATGCAAGCCCTCGCCTACCCTTTAGCAGCAGCCGTTTTTCACTTGGCCGTCTGTATGGCTCACGTCGCAGCTGCTTCTGGAGGAGTGGCAGCCTGGATGAGCCTGAGAGCCCCGGTGAGAACACACGCTGTCTTTCCGGACATATCACCACAACTGAGGATGACCCTCCAGCCTACCAAGATGCACTATACTTCCCAGTTCTTATTGTCCACTGCAGTGAGAGCTGCCCCAATCACCGCTCTTTCCACAGAAACAGCTCATGTGTAGAGACCTCATTATGA
- the tmem151bb gene encoding transmembrane protein 151B isoform X1 has translation MSPPGSAATGSESSTATALEEEADSPREEQRPLKQSLSKSLCREVFWKCLLLSMLMYGCMGAMVWCHVTKVTRLSFDSAYKGESMIYHDSPCSDGYIYIPLAFLVMLYVVYLVECWHCHARNELQYKVDVEGIYERVQRMQQANPCIWWKAISYHYVRRTRQVTRYRNGDAYTTTQVYHERVNTHVAEAEFDYAHCGVKDVSKHLVGLDKSPITKLRFTKCFSFANVESENSYLTQRARFFTDNEGLDDYMEAREGMHLKNVDFKEYMIAFSNPENHPWYISNYVFWTAAFLTFSWPLRVLTEYRTAYVHYRVEKLFGTDYIPVTPCEEHPYCRRIPRVNTIDSTELEWHIRSNQQLVPSYSEAGLMDLAQHSGGFRQNCERCHRAISSSSVFSRSALSICNASPRLPFSSSRFSLGRLYGSRRSCFWRSGSLDEPESPGENTRCLSGHITTTEDDPPAYQDALYFPVLIVHCSESCPNHRSFHRNSSCVETSL, from the exons ATGTCCCCGCCAGGCTCGGCTGCGACAGGCAGTGAGAGCAGCACTGCGACCGCGTTAGAGGAGGAGGCAGACAGCCCGAGAGAGGAG CAAAGGCCTCTGAAACAGTCGCTGAGCAAGTCCCTGTGCAGAGAAGTGTTCTGGAAATGCCTCTTGCTCTCCATGCTCATGTACGGGTGCATGGGGGCCATGGTGTGGTGCCATGTTACCAAGGTCACCCGGCTAAGCTTCGACAGTGCCTACAAAGGGGAGTCCATGATATACCATGACAGTCCATGCTCTGATGGTTACATTTATATCCCTTTAGCATTCCTTGTCATGCTCTATGTCGTTTACCTGGTGGAATGCTGGCACTGCCATGCAAGGAACGAGCTACAGTACAAAGTGGATGTAGAGGGCATCTATGAAAGGGTGCAGAGGATGCAACAGGCCAATCCCTGTATCTGGTGGAAAGCCATCAGCTACCATTATGTCCGGCGAACACGACAGGTAACACGCTACCGCAACGGCGATGCCTACACCACCACTCAGGTGTATCATGAGAGAGTGAACACACATGTGGCTGAAGCAGAATTTGACTACGCCCACTGTGGAGTGAAGGATGTTTCTAAGCATTTAGTTGGCCTGGATAAATCACCTATCACCAAATTAAGGTTCACCAAGTGCTTTAGCTTTGCTAACGTGGAGTCTGAGAACTCCTATCTTACTCAGCGGGCCAGGTTCTTTACTGACAATGAAGGTCTTGATGATTATATGGAGGCTCGGGAGGGAATGCACCTGAAGAATGTAGATTTCAAAGAGTACATGATTGCCTTCTCAAATCCAGAAAACCACCCTTGGTACATCTCTAACTATGTCTTCTGGACAGCTGCCTTCCTCACATTCTCTTGGCCTTTGAGGGTGCTGACAGAGTACCGCACAGCTTATGTCCACTACCGTGTGGAGAAGCTTTTTGGGACAGACTACATCCCAGTGACACCATGTGAAGAGCATCCTTACTGCAGACGCATTCCCAGGGTCAATACAATTGACAGTACTGAGCTAGAGTGGCACATCCGCTCCAACCAACAGCTGGTGCCCAGTTACTCAGAGGCAGGTCTGATGGATCTAGCCCAGCACTCAGGAGGTTTTAGGCAGAACTGTGAACGCTGCCACCGAGCCATCAGCAGCTCTTCAGTCTTCTCCCGTAGTGCTCTGAGCATCTGCAATGCAAGCCCTCGCCTACCCTTTAGCAGCAGCCGTTTTTCACTTGGCCGTCTGTATGGCTCACGTCGCAGCTGCTTCTGGAGGAGTGGCAGCCTGGATGAGCCTGAGAGCCCCGGTGAGAACACACGCTGTCTTTCCGGACATATCACCACAACTGAGGATGACCCTCCAGCCTACCAAGATGCACTATACTTCCCAGTTCTTATTGTCCACTGCAGTGAGAGCTGCCCCAATCACCGCTCTTTCCACAGAAACAGCTCATGTGTAGAGACCTCATTATGA